A DNA window from Acidobacteriota bacterium contains the following coding sequences:
- a CDS encoding putative toxin-antitoxin system toxin component, PIN family: protein MSSVRYVFDTNTLISALLFEHSTPGRALLQALRLGEILLSQATLEELAEVLQREKFDRYVTPAQREEFLEALVERANFIEATEEVRVCRDTRDDKFLEVAISGGARYIISGDNDLLSLHPFGDVAVVTPAEFLAAIEGADED, encoded by the coding sequence TACGAACACGTTGATAAGCGCCTTGTTGTTTGAGCACTCGACGCCCGGGCGGGCCCTTCTCCAGGCTCTGCGGCTTGGAGAGATTCTGTTATCGCAGGCAACTTTGGAGGAGTTGGCGGAAGTTCTTCAACGCGAGAAGTTCGATCGCTATGTGACACCTGCACAACGAGAAGAATTCCTTGAGGCGCTTGTTGAGCGTGCGAACTTCATCGAAGCAACTGAAGAGGTACGCGTGTGCCGCGATACCCGAGATGACAAGTTTCTAGAGGTGGCCATCAGTGGAGGCGCCAGGTATATCATCAGCGGTGATAACGATCTGTTGTCGCTCCACCCGTTCGGCGATGTAGCTGTAGTGACGCCCGCTGAGTTTTTGGCAGCGATCGAGGGAGCCGATGAAGACTGA
- a CDS encoding thymidine kinase — MDGFNSRGGWIEVITGGMFSGKSEELIRRIRRAEIARQRSQIFKPAIDDRFELKRVISRDNRGLDATAVSNSSDLRANIVFGVKVVGIDEVQFFDDEIVDVCMELADGGVRVIAAGLDQDYLRRPFGPMPALLAVAEDVSKMHAVCVRCGGLAHYTQRVAGGNSQIEIGDGTYEARCRVCYEPYRAENQPRATAEQIETGVGAFSTAKADD, encoded by the coding sequence ATGGACGGTTTTAATTCCAGAGGCGGGTGGATCGAAGTAATCACCGGCGGAATGTTCAGCGGCAAGAGCGAAGAGTTGATCCGCCGCATACGACGCGCCGAGATAGCCCGCCAGCGGTCGCAGATTTTTAAACCGGCGATCGACGATCGCTTCGAGCTGAAGCGAGTCATCTCGCGCGACAATCGGGGACTGGATGCCACAGCCGTCAGCAACTCCTCGGACCTTCGCGCTAATATCGTGTTCGGAGTGAAGGTCGTCGGCATCGACGAAGTGCAATTCTTCGATGATGAAATCGTCGACGTGTGCATGGAGCTTGCAGACGGCGGCGTGCGAGTTATCGCAGCCGGGCTTGATCAAGATTACTTGCGCCGTCCATTCGGCCCGATGCCTGCGCTTCTGGCCGTGGCTGAGGACGTCTCGAAGATGCACGCGGTGTGTGTTCGATGCGGGGGACTCGCCCACTACACGCAGCGAGTCGCGGGCGGCAACTCGCAAATCGAAATCGGGGACGGCACCTACGAAGCACGCTGCCGGGTTTGCTACGAGCCCTATCGAGCAGAGAATCAACCCCGCGCTACTGCTGAGCAGATCGAAACCGGGGTGGGCGCTTTTAGCACAGCTAAGGCAGATGACTGA